One segment of Podospora pseudopauciseta strain CBS 411.78 chromosome 5 map unlocalized CBS411.78m_5.2, whole genome shotgun sequence DNA contains the following:
- a CDS encoding uncharacterized protein (COG:S; EggNog:ENOG503PFW8), which yields MGACDGRERESRFLFPPASPRFPLFLFLAPVLHTRFPITLRYFLSLQGSRAARAVIRQKMRTATAATILLLSAASGLFVSAQSDGPSQFSSFLYPVQDDDSETYHFMDTVNVQYISSFTRGTLWTFCKPGIGETQFIQEAPGFNATVPVLLNLTSATPCWFNLRSPDEKYGANSQTFNVIGQERKGGSKTFGLGNPPSKESASPSQTQTQTQTTTSTSTSTSASSTTQSSTTQTDAAANQTGDSSPTPTSGSVQPSSNDAPSSGLSAGASAGMAVGVTVAVIAVGAGAFWLWRRKRRGGKLPVEDYQQPPTGPYGNGDVYAKVGSPPNYATALGPATHHSYQQYPQHQFGGELGTANSPMEMGGTNVWPANGLGGRAHEMAG from the exons ATGGGCGCTTGTGACGGGCGGGAGAGAGAATCGcgtttcctttttcccccGGCCTCTCCTCGTTtccctctctttcttttcctcgcTCCCGTTTTGCACACACGGTTTCCTATTACGCTGCGGTACTTCCTATCTTTACAGGGGTCGAGAGCAGCACGCGCTGTGATCCGCCAGAAAATGAGGACTGCCACGGCAGCAACTATCCTGCTGCTATCAGCAGCGTCAGGGCTGTTTGTGTCGGCGCAGAGCGATGGTCCGTCTCAGTTCTCGAGTTTCTTATACCCAGTGCAGGATGATGATTCGGAAACCTACCACTTTATGGACACGGTGAATGTCCAGTACATTAGTAGCTTCACCAGGGGCACTCTGTGGACGTTCTGCAAGCCCGGTATAGGAGAGACGC AATTCATCCAAGAGGCACCCGGCTTCAACGCTACTGTGCCCGTCCTTCTCAATCTCACCTCGGCTACGCCGTGCTGGTTCAATCTTAGAAGCCCAGATGAGAAGTATGGTGCCAATAGCCAAACGTTCAACGTTATCGGCCAAGAGCGTAAGGGAGGGAGCAAGACGTTTGGGTTGGGAAATCCGCCGTCGAAAGAGTCCGCGTCGCCAAGTCAAACTCAAACGCAAACACAAACGACAACCTCCACGTCGACTTCCACAAGTGCGAGTTCAACGACCCAGTCATCGACAACCCAGACTGATGCTGCCGCCAACCAAACTGGTGACAGTTCACCGACACCGACAAGCGGAAGTGTCCAACCGAGTTCGAATGATGCTCCGAGTTCAGGTCTTAGCGCAGGGGCATCGGCGGGTATGGCTGTCGGCGTGACGGTGGCAGTTATTGCCGTGGGAGCTGGCGCGTTCTGGCTCTGGAGGCGCAAAAGGAGAGGCGGGAAACTTCCAGTGGAAGActaccaacaaccaccaacaggGCCCTATGGGAACGGTGATGTCTATGCCAAAGTTGGATCTCCGCCAAATTATGCGACAGCTCTAGGTCCTGCGACTCATCATTCCTATCAGCAATATCCACAGCATCAGTTTGGTGGGGAGTTGGGAACAGCAAACTCTccgatggagatggggggaaCAAATGTGTGGCCTGCGAATGGCCTTGGGGGGCGGGCGCATGAGATGGCTGGCTGA